The nucleotide window GAACCAAGACCTTGTGCGAATAAAATATCGCGCAAATGCATTTGTGCTTTAACCGTTCCTAAATTGCCCATTGATGCGCCCATCACGATAGAAGGCTTGCCAATCATCACTTTATCAACGCGTGATAACCAGTCAATTACATTGCCTAGTACACCTGGAATGGATGCATTGTATTCAGGTGTTACCCAAAGTACCGCATCTGCTGCCTTCACTTTTGCCTTAAAATCAATCACTGACTGCGGCGGATTATTTTCCTCGTCTTGGTTATACATCGGAATATCATGTAATGATAAAATCTCGACCGTTATTTTTTCCGCATAACGTTTTTGAATAAATTCAGCTAACATCATATTGTATGATGCTTTACGTAAACTGCCTACGATTGCTACAACGTTCATACTATTGCCTCCATCCAATTGCTTTCTTCGTCAAATATGCCCGAAAATTATCTACTTCAAACATATTCTTATATAGCTTACTCGACAAACAAGATGTCTGACAATTTTTTTGCTCATGCTACTAACCTCCTTCATGACCCGCACTTACCTTCTTCTCTTCCAAAGTTATATTGCTGTGCATTAGAGAAGAAAAAATACTAGATAAGTGTAGCTAAAAGAATTTTTTAAATGGTGCGAATGTGAAGCAAACATGATTTCCTAGGGGGATTCGCACCAAAAAGCAGTAACGTTTTCCATTTACATGGGAAAATAATTGAGTTAATATTACCTTATAAATTTATTTTCAAGTGAAAAACCATGATAAATAATATTTTTATGTGCTTTTTCACAGTTTCTCTTTGTATAGAGGGAATGGATTGAAATTTTTTGCTCCACTTGCTCTTGTGCTACTTCTTTGGTTTCTCTTTGTATAGAGGGAATGGATTGAAATAGATATCGTCAAAAACGATCAAGGAAATGGTATCGTTTCTCTTTGTATAGAGGGAATGGATTGAAATTACGAACTATGGGCGGCATTGCAGATGGTGTACTGTTTCTCTCTGTATAGAGGGAATGGATTGAAATAAAGTTTCCCAAGTTTTTTGTGTATGTGTAGCCAACGTTTCTCTCTGTGTAGAGGGCATGGATTGAAATACTCGGATAGAAGCATCTATAAAATCGTGGATTTAGTTTCTCTCCGTACAAAAAATAAACCCCATGCAACAAAGCCGGCACTGAATACTATTTTTGAGACAGTATGAAAACACCTTATTATACAGCCAGTTGACGGTATTGAACCGGCGACTGGTTGTTTAATTTCGTTTTAATCCGAATATTGTTATAATAGTAAATGTATTCTTCGACAATATTTATGACACACGCATTTGTTGTGCGATAAATATCATCGAGGTAGAACGTTTCAGACTTTAGCGAGGAGTGAAACGTTTCAATTGGGGAATTATCAGCGGGCGTGCCTTTACGAGACATGCTCATGGTCATTCCTTTTTCTTTGACTGCCTTCTGATATGCATAAGATGTGTAAACAGAACCCTGATCGCTATGCAGGATACAGCCTTCTGGTAGATCGGGTAATTGATTTAGCGTATCTAAGACAAAGTCGGTATCTTGTGTAAAACCAATTGTAAACGCAATAACCTCGCCATTAAATAGGTCTAAGATACTTGAAAGGTACATCATAGATTGTCCAAAAGGCAAGTAAGTAATATCTGTTACGAGCCTTTCTAGCGGTTTTAATGCCGTAAAATCACGTGCTAATAAGTTAGGAACAATGTGAGCTGGTTGTCCCGTACGTTTACGTTTCTTTACCTTTACACGACATTGCCAACCGTATTTTTGCATCACACGTTGCACCGTTTTCTCACTAATGTCAGTAAGTAATTCTGTGATTTTTCGATAGCCGTATCTGAATTTGTGTAACTTGCACAAGTCGCCAATTTGTTGGTCTCGAAGATCCTTTTGAGTGAATTTATTTCCATTGACCTTCCAGCGATAATACGACGAACGAGCTACACCTAAATGACGGCAGATTTCACCAATCGGCATCCTTTCTTTTAACTCCTCTACTAGCTCTACTACAACTTTTGGGACCACTTCCTCTCCAACTCTGCGTACTTTTTTAACACTTCAATTTGTTGCTTTAAATAACGATTCTCTGCTTGTAACTTAGCGGTTTCACTTTCATATTCAGGCCCTTTGCCAAATGTATATTGTTTTCCTACTGGCTGTTCAAGACGATGTAATTCGCCGTTCTTGTACCATTTCATCCATGTTTTTAACTGAGAATGGTTACGAATATTTAGCTCCTCTAGTACTTGTTTTACAGGAATGCCTGCTAATCTCATTTCAATTGCTTTCATTTTCACTTCTACTGGGTAACTCACTCTTGTCCCCATAGAAAAACACCTCCACATTGATTTGATAAGGTACAATACCCGTTTTTCAACGAAAGGTGTTTTTATTTGTCTCATTTTTTTAGGTCAGTGCCGCCATCAATGCTCCTTGTTGCATGGGGTTTATTTTCCTTCAAACTCTCCCTTGCTAATTGAAGTTATTTTTATTCAAGTATTTCTCATAGGTCTAAATTTCTAAATGGCGCTTAACTGCAATGAATATGGATATTATCAACATTGCAATAAACAACCAAGAGATTAATACATATGGAATTCCAGAAAACCCTTTACTCAAAACATATATTTGTAAGACTGAAAATATTAAACCATAAGATAAAAGAATACTTGGAATATAGACCCTTATTATTTTATTTTTAATAAATATAATAAAACTGCTAAAAATCCTAAGGAAATAATAAGTAGTGGTAAAGAAGTCGAGAATTCAAATATTCTTAAATTCATTTATATAAAATCACCCCATCTTTTTATTGAGTGACGAAAAGAAATTAAAAGAAAAGTCAAGCTATTCCTATTTTGTATCTATATTTTTATAAAAATTATCCACTATTGGATAAATGTCAGGATTGGTATTATAATAAGTATCCCTCAACTTGATGTAATGTAAATTTAAATACTTTATTCTTATCGTAGAAAGTAATTTGATACATCCATCCTTCGCGATCTCGCTGGTTTTTTCGAGGAGAGAATTCAATATTATTAACCATTTCAAGAAATTTATCAACATCTTCTTCTTTTGTAATTGTTTTAATATCACCTGTAGTTCCATCTTTTAAAATAATTTTATCAACTTTTTCAATACCTCCATCCGTATATAACATTTGTAAAGTTTGAGAATTATCACCACAAGATAGTAAGAGTGAGACACACAGAATAACAAAAATAAATATCCATTTTTTCACGGATGCTCCACCTCTTCTCTAAATTATAACTAAAAAAGAGTAGCATATTAACTAGCTACTCTTTCTATTCTATAAAATTTACACAACAATACCCAATAATTTTGAGGTGTGTTTGCCCATGTATCATGAACTATAACCAGTTTACTACAAATACACAGCTATGGGTAATTGGAATATACTTAAATACAACCTAATTAATTTAGTTTGATAGATTTATCGTTGCATAAATTGCTATATTTCGTTATATATACTCTCACTCTGCACTCTACTTTTGCATAATGCGATATAAAAATGCCACAAACTGTGCTCTTGTGACGGGCTCGTTCGGGTTAAATTTGCCTGCATCCCCAAGTGCAATGCCTTCACGCTCTAACACGGCAATATAGCCTGTACTCCAATGTTTGCTATCTACATCCTTGAATGAGCTTGTGCCTTGTGGTGTTAGCCCAAGCACCCCGACAAGCACTTTGGCTAATTGTGCCCTTGTCATATTTTCTGTTGGATGGAATGCACCATTTGCCCCGTCTATAATGCCCGCTTGTTGTAGTACCTTAATCGCTTCATAGTAACGGTGATTTTTCAGCACATCTGAGAAATCCTCTGCGTTCCTTACAGTTTCGAGTGAAAAGGCTCTCGTTAATAACACTGCCACATGCATACGACTAATCAGGGCATTGGGACGGAAAGTTCCATCTTCATAGCCTTGGATAATACCTTGTGCTGCTAATTCCTCAATCATCTCTTTAGCCCAACTATTTGCAGTATCTGTGAACGACACTTGCTTGTCAGGCTGCTTCGGTTCCTCTGGTGTTGGAGCTGGTACAGAAGACTTTGGTAGCACTGTCACTTTGACAGAAACAGTTTTACTGCCATCCATCGTTGTCACATGAATCATCGCTTCTCCAGCGGCTATTGGTGTCATAAAGCCATTTTGGTCTACTGTCACTATTTTTTCATCACTGCTATGCCATTTTAATTGTTGATTGGTTGCGTTGCTTGGTGTAATTGTCGCTTTTAACAAAATGCCTGCATCCGATTCCTTAAAAGTGTAAGAGCTGAAATTGAGCTCGATTTCTTTTACAGGGATGGATGGTGACGCACCACCCGAAACAAAGCTAGGTGTATTTCTTTTAACAATGATTTTTGCTAAAGCGGTTTTATGGCCTTCTACCGTTGTTGCCTGAATCATTGCTTCCCCTGCCGCTATCGGTGTCACAAAGCCATTTTCATTTACTTTAGCTACTCGCTCATTACTACTGCCCCATGTTATTTGTTGGTTGGTCGCATTCGCTGGCGTAATGGTTGCTTGTAACGCAAAGCCTTTATCGCCTTCTTGCAAAGTGTGTTCAGTGCTATTTAAACGAATGCTCTCTACAGCAATTGGTGCAGGAGAAGCTGTTTGGAATGTAAGGCTTGCAACATTTTGTGAAAGATTGCCTTTGCTATCTTCCGTGACCATGTAAAGGGTATATGCTGTTGCCTCTTTTAACCCTGTTAAGTGAATCTTTTCTTCTGTGTTTGCTGCAACAGTGATATGAGCTGATGCCTTCACTTGTGCAACATCTGGTACAGTTTTATCATTCGTCAAAAGATAATAAACTTTTCCTGCTTCATCAAACTTCACAAGTATTTCAGCGGACTCTCTTTGGATCGCCCCTTTTTTAGGGTAATCCATTACAAAATTCGGTGCAGATTGGTCGATATCCACCTGTATGCTTTGCGCTTGCTCCACATTGCCTGCCATATCCTCGCTCCATACTTTCAATGAATAGGAGCCATCTTTTTGGAAATCTACAGTGTTGCCTATTGTTATAGGTTCATTATCAATTTGATAAAAGGTGTTTTTTACCCCTGATAGTGTATCAGTCGCTGTTAGTGTGATGCTTGTTGTGCCATCTGCTGTAGCAATTGCTGTCACAGGTGCTGTACGGTCGATTTTGATGCCATCGACTGTGGCACTTGCCTGATTATCTGCCCTATCATTGACGGTTGCAGTTGCAGATAAATTATCCCCTTCACCTGTAATGACGCTATCGTTTGGTTGTACAACAATACCTGACAACGCATCATTAGCAAGCCATTTTATCGTAACATCGTCCTTATACCAACCATCTGCATTTGGTTGACTTGTTGCTGTACCACTAATGGTTGGCACTGTACGGTCAATTTTAATTATCACAGTGTTTGAAGCACTGTTGCCAGCCTTGTCTTTTACTGTTCTGGTTATTGAGTGTTCTCCTTCAGCCTTAATTATTTGCGAGCTAGGAATTGTTGTCGGGTTAATCCCTGAGGCGCTATCTGCTACTATCCATTGCAAGTTCACATCACCATTGTTCCAGCCATTCGCATTTGGTTGTGGAGAGACCGTGCCTGTAATTGTTGGTGGTGTTGTATCCTTGATGACATCTACTGTATAAGATTGGGATCCTGAGCAATCTCCTTTTGTCACCGTAAAGACAATGGATTGTACACCTTCATCTACAGTGCGTGTATAAGGTGTACCGCTTTGCCATGTCACCCCATCTACCGTCAAAAACGAGTCGGCAGGTGTTTCCAAGTTGGGTGTTAGTGTAAGACTTGTGGCTGTAGGTAGGACGATGACTTGGTATTTTCGGTTGATTGAATCAGTTTCTATGCTGCGCACAGAGTCAGCCACTAAAAGCTCACTTAAATTAGCAGTAGCTCTACTAGGGTCTCCTTTCTGCATATATAGTTTCAATCTCATTTCCTCACGAGCTAAAAAATCCCCATTTCCCGTAAAGAAGATTCCTGCCATATAGGACTTTGGAGAAATCCCTAACATTGTCACATCTGATAAATCATTATAAACTTTTATGGCATATGTTTTGCCAGCTTCGAGTGAAACAGGCGGTGAAAAATTTATGGTTTCCCAGCCCCTCCCAGAGGACGATATCAGTTTGCTTGTTTGGGCGATTGTTGTTCCAGATGATAGATCATTTACATCTACAAAGACTGTAATTGCTGAACTATTGTAATAAAGAAAATTAAGCTCAAGTTTAGTCAACTCTGTAGTAGAGGGTGCTATAAAGGTTTGTGTCAAACTTTTAAAAAAGGTGATATTAAGATGATTATCACCGCCATTTGATTGGTTGCCAATGCCAAAAACACATGGATTGGACGTGGCGGATGCTGTTAAAGCTGGCATTGACATGAGCAATAAAATCAAGCCCCATGTGATAAGTAATGTCTTCTTCATATTGAATTCTCCTTTCTGCATCCATTCTAAAGAGCAAAGGTTAAATTTAGGTTAAAAAATAAAGAAATTATTGAAAGAAAGTCAAATTCTTTTGATATGTTGGAAAAAACATTATAGTTATTCCTTTTTCATATACACTTGACGCGTTCTCTGACAAATGTAGCTTTGCATTATCGTATTTCTCTCTAAACAAAATGTTCAAATATGAAAACGTAGCGAAGAA belongs to Lysinibacillus louembei and includes:
- a CDS encoding NADPH-dependent FMN reductase, with protein sequence MNVVAIVGSLRKASYNMMLAEFIQKRYAEKITVEILSLHDIPMYNQDEENNPPQSVIDFKAKVKAADAVLWVTPEYNASIPGVLGNVIDWLSRVDKVMIGKPSIVMGASMGNLGTVKAQMHLRDILFAQGLGSPVLQGNEVYIGAAHTKFDEAGNLTDEATVKFLDQVIDNFVAWVK
- a CDS encoding IS3 family transposase (programmed frameshift), which codes for MGTRVSYPVEVKMKAIEMRLAGIPVKQVLEELNIRNHSQLKTWMKWYKNGELHRLEQPVGKQYTFGKGPEYESETAKLQAENRYLKQQIEVFKKVRRVGEEVVPKVVVELVEELKERMPIGEICRHLGVARSSYYRWKVNGNKFTQKDLRDQQIGDLCKLHKFRYGYRKITELLTDISEKTVQRVMQKYGWQCRVKVKKRKRTGQPAHIVPNLLARDFTALKPLERLVTDITYLPFGQSMMYLSSILDLFNGEVIAFTIGFTQDTDFVLDTLNQLPDLPEGCILHSDQGSVYTSYAYQKAVKEKGMTMSMSRKGTPADNSPIETFHSSLKSETFYLDDIYRTTNACVINIVEEYIYYYNNIRIKTKLNNQSPVQYRQLAV
- a CDS encoding S-layer homology domain-containing protein, producing the protein MKKTLLITWGLILLLMSMPALTASATSNPCVFGIGNQSNGGDNHLNITFFKSLTQTFIAPSTTELTKLELNFLYYNSSAITVFVDVNDLSSGTTIAQTSKLISSSGRGWETINFSPPVSLEAGKTYAIKVYNDLSDVTMLGISPKSYMAGIFFTGNGDFLAREEMRLKLYMQKGDPSRATANLSELLVADSVRSIETDSINRKYQVIVLPTATSLTLTPNLETPADSFLTVDGVTWQSGTPYTRTVDEGVQSIVFTVTKGDCSGSQSYTVDVIKDTTPPTITGTVSPQPNANGWNNGDVNLQWIVADSASGINPTTIPSSQIIKAEGEHSITRTVKDKAGNSASNTVIIKIDRTVPTISGTATSQPNADGWYKDDVTIKWLANDALSGIVVQPNDSVITGEGDNLSATATVNDRADNQASATVDGIKIDRTAPVTAIATADGTTSITLTATDTLSGVKNTFYQIDNEPITIGNTVDFQKDGSYSLKVWSEDMAGNVEQAQSIQVDIDQSAPNFVMDYPKKGAIQRESAEILVKFDEAGKVYYLLTNDKTVPDVAQVKASAHITVAANTEEKIHLTGLKEATAYTLYMVTEDSKGNLSQNVASLTFQTASPAPIAVESIRLNSTEHTLQEGDKGFALQATITPANATNQQITWGSSNERVAKVNENGFVTPIAAGEAMIQATTVEGHKTALAKIIVKRNTPSFVSGGASPSIPVKEIELNFSSYTFKESDAGILLKATITPSNATNQQLKWHSSDEKIVTVDQNGFMTPIAAGEAMIHVTTMDGSKTVSVKVTVLPKSSVPAPTPEEPKQPDKQVSFTDTANSWAKEMIEELAAQGIIQGYEDGTFRPNALISRMHVAVLLTRAFSLETVRNAEDFSDVLKNHRYYEAIKVLQQAGIIDGANGAFHPTENMTRAQLAKVLVGVLGLTPQGTSSFKDVDSKHWSTGYIAVLEREGIALGDAGKFNPNEPVTRAQFVAFLYRIMQK